From the Solanum pennellii chromosome 4, SPENNV200 genome, one window contains:
- the LOC107017312 gene encoding cytochrome P450 CYP736A12-like: MKDTSKVLDPFVEKIIDEHVNSKEQKKNKDFVDTMMDIMQSGEAEFQFDRRHVKAVMLDMLVASIDTSSSSIEWMLSELLRNPDIMKKLQRELEEVVGLNRMVQESDLENLKYLNMVFKESFRLHAAAPLLLHEAMEDCMVDDFYIKKGSQVIVNAYTIHRDPKFWSEADKFMPERFVESNVDVRGRDYQLLPFGSGRRSCPGMQLALIIVRLVVAQLVHCFDWELPNEMHPKDLDMTEQFGIVTGRANHLMAVPTYRLQHN, from the exons atgaAGGATACTTCTAAGGTGCTTGATCCATTTGTAGAGAAGATTATTGATGAACATGTGAATTCTaaggaacaaaagaaaaataaggacTTTGTAGACACTATGATGGACATTATGCAATCCGGTGAAGCAGAATTCCAGTTTGATCGTCGTCATGTCAAAGCTGTTATGTTG GACATGCTTGTGGCATCAATAGATACATCATCAAGTTCAATTGAATGGATGTTGTCAGAGCTTCTAAGAAATCCAGACATAATGAAGAAACTCCAAAGAGAACTAGAAGAAGTAGTAGGCCTAAACAGAATGGTACAAGAATCAGACTTAGAAAACTTAAAATACTTAAACATGGTATTTAAAGAGTCATTTAGGCTACATGCTGCTGCCCCATTACTGCTTCATGAAGCCATGGAAGATTGTATGGTAGATGATTTCTATATCAAAAAAGGATCACAAGTTATTGTCAATGCATACACTATTCATAGAGATCCTAAATTTTGGAGTGAAGCTGATAAGTTTATGCCAGAGAGATTTGTTGAAAGTAATGTAGACGTTCGTGGACGTGATTATCAACTTTTACCATTTGGTTCTGGTAGAAGAAGTTGCCCTGGGATGCAATTGGCATTAATTATTGTTCGTCTTGTCGTAGCACAATTGGTTCATTGCTTTGATTGGGAACTCCCTAATGAGATGCACCCTAAGGATTTGGACATGACTGAGCAATTTGGTATAGTTACTGGCAGGGCAAATCATTTGATGGCTGTTCCAACTTATAGGCTACAACACAACTGA
- the LOC107017211 gene encoding cytochrome P450 CYP736A12-like — MAFVWATFILALILLFIFYELLNIKNKKKLPPGPKGIPILGHLHLLGENLTQDLHKFSLKYGPIIYMKFGLVPTYVISSPESAEKILKTYDHIFASRPHNETAQYISYGQRNLIFSKYGAYWRNMRKLCTVHLLSNMKIHSFQSTRSEEIAIMIKEIAQGHVEVDLSAQVSKLSANLSCLMVFGKKFTDDDLDKRGFKYLVQEVTTLAATPNLGDFFPFLGVIDLQGLTRRMKDTSKVLDPFVEKIIDEHVNAKEQKKNKDFVDTMMDIMQSGEAEFQFDRRHVKAVMLDMLVASIDTSSSSIEWMLSELLRNPDIMKKLQRELDEVVGLNRMVQESDLENLKYLNMVFKESFRLHAAAPLLLHEAMEDCMVDDFYIKKGSQVIVNAYTIHRDPKFWSEADEFMPERFVESNVDVRGRDYQLLPFGSGRRSCPGMQLALIIVRLVVAQLVHCFDWELPNEMHPKDLDMTEQFGIVTGRANHLMAVPTYRLQHN; from the exons ATGGCTTTTGTGTGGGCAACATTCATTTTAGCTCTTATTCTATTATTCATTTTCTATGAGTTACTAAatatcaaaaacaagaaaaaacttCCTCCTGGTCCAAAAGGCATTCCAATATTAGGACACCTCCATCTTTTAGGTGAAAATCTTACTCAAGATTTACACAAATTTTCTCTAAAATATGGTCCTATCATCTACATGAAATTTGGTTTGGTACCAACTTATGTTATATCTTCCCCCGAATCAGCAGAAAAAATTCTGAAAACTTATGATCATATTTTTGCTAGTAGGCCTCATAACGAGACCGCTCAATACATATCGTATGGCCAAAGGAATTTGATTTTCTCAAAGTATGGCGCGTATTGGCGTAACATGAGAAAATTGTGTACGGTCCATTTGTTGAGTAACATGAAGATTCACTCATTCCAATCTACTAGAAGTGAAGAAATTGCCATTATGATCAAAGAAATAGCTCAAGGTCATGTTGAAGTTGATCTTAGCGCTCAAGTATCAAAGTTAAGTGCCAACTTGAGTTGCTTAATGGTTTTTGGGAAAAAGTTTACAGATGACGATTTGGACAAAAGAGGATTTAAGTATTTAGTTCAAGAGGTTACAACTCTAGCTGCAACACCAAATCTTGGTGATTTTTTCCCATTTCTTGGTGTTATTGACCTCCAAGGACTCACACGTAGAATGAAGGATACTTCTAAGGTGCTTGATCCATTTGTAGAGAAGATTATTGATGAACATGTCAATGCTaaggaacaaaagaaaaataaggacTTTGTAGACACTATGATGGACATTATGCAATCCGGTGAAGCAGAATTCCAGTTTGATCGTCGTCATGTCAAAGCTGTCATGCTG GACATGCTTGTGGCATCAATAGATACATCATCAAGTTCAATTGAATGGATGTTGTCAGAGCTTCTAAGAAATCCAGACATAATGAAGAAACTCCAAAGAGAACTAGATGAAGTAGTAGGCCTAAACAGAATGGTACAAGAATCAGACTTAGAAAACTTAAAATACTTAAACATGGTATTTAAAGAGTCATTTAGGCTACATGCTGCTGCCCCATTACTACTTCATGAAGCCATGGAAGATTGTATGGTAGATGATTTCTATATCAAAAAAGGATCACAAGTTATTGTCAATGCATACACTATTCATAGAGATCCTAAATTTTGGAGTGAAGCTGATGAGTTTATGCCAGAGAGATTTGTTGAAAGTAATGTAGACGTTCGTGGACGTGATTATCAACTTTTACCATTTGGTTCTGGTAGAAGAAGTTGCCCTGGGATGCAATTGGCATTAATTATTGTTCGTCTTGTCGTAGCACAATTGGTTCATTGCTTTGATTGGGAACTCCCTAATGAGATGCACCCTAAGGATTTGGACATGACTGAGCAATTTGGTATAGTTACTGGCAGGGCAAATCATTTGATGGCTGTTCCAACTTATAGGCTACAACACAACTGA